One stretch of Pedobacter riviphilus DNA includes these proteins:
- the rplV gene encoding 50S ribosomal protein L22, with protein sequence MEAIAKLNNCPTSPRKMRLVVDLIRGERVEKALSILKFTNKEAAIRVEKLLLSAIKNWESKNEGARPEENQLFVKTVMVDGGRQLKRLRPAPQGRGYRIRKRSNHVTLIVDSKNTETQN encoded by the coding sequence ATGGAAGCAATAGCAAAATTAAACAATTGTCCAACCTCACCGCGTAAGATGCGTTTGGTTGTAGATCTTATCAGAGGTGAACGTGTAGAAAAAGCATTAAGCATTTTAAAGTTTACCAATAAAGAAGCAGCAATAAGAGTTGAGAAATTATTATTATCTGCTATCAAAAACTGGGAATCTAAAAATGAAGGTGCCCGCCCTGAAGAAAACCAACTTTTTGTAAAAACAGTTATGGTTGATGGTGGCCGTCAGTTAAAACGCTTACGTCCAGCTCCTCAAGGCCGTGGATATAGAATTCGTAAACGTTCTAACCACGTAACGCTGATTGTAGATAGTAAAAACACAGAA